A window of Brevibacterium ihuae contains these coding sequences:
- a CDS encoding DivIVA domain-containing protein: METNFPRMSGWKNGYDPMQVDSFFKRARESFEREHPQPGDLDARAVRTVGFDLVRKGYHVGVVDAALDRLEDAFAKRSRDRLVEKSGQDSWVQELTRAAASLRGRLTRPAGERFKHPEKGVVGYDVIEVDELCDRINGYFTQGQAMSVDEVRRVLFRVRKGERAYDEDQVDAFIDRVVEVMASVD; the protein is encoded by the coding sequence GTGGAGACGAACTTCCCCAGGATGTCGGGCTGGAAGAACGGGTACGACCCGATGCAGGTCGACAGCTTCTTCAAGCGGGCGCGCGAATCGTTCGAGCGCGAGCACCCGCAGCCCGGCGACCTCGATGCGCGCGCCGTCCGCACCGTCGGGTTCGACCTCGTGCGCAAGGGCTACCACGTGGGCGTCGTCGATGCCGCCCTCGACCGCCTCGAGGACGCCTTCGCCAAGCGCTCCCGCGACCGCCTCGTCGAGAAGTCCGGCCAGGACTCGTGGGTCCAGGAGCTCACCCGGGCCGCCGCCTCGCTGCGCGGTCGCCTCACCCGTCCTGCGGGCGAGCGCTTCAAGCATCCGGAGAAGGGCGTCGTCGGCTACGACGTCATCGAGGTCGACGAGCTGTGCGACCGGATCAACGGCTACTTCACCCAGGGCCAGGCGATGAGCGTCGACGAGGTCCGGCGTGTGCTCTTCCGCGTCCGCAAGGGCGAGAGGGCCTACGACGAGGACCAGGTCGATGCGTTCATCGACCGCGTCGTCGAGGTCATGGCCAGTGTCGACTGA
- the rlmN gene encoding 23S rRNA (adenine(2503)-C(2))-methyltransferase RlmN has protein sequence MTEQRPRRQVRPVVENPDGTTSRTPTRDGRPLLNFRSPRVTQPPQHLADMTMDERITAVKEMGLPGFRAKQLSTHYFVHHTTDPEAMTDLPKDRRAELVERFFPPLLTEVHRLRTENGDTIKFLWRLFDGALVESVLMRYRNRITLCVSSQCGCGMNCPFCATGQQGLTRNMSSAEIVEQVIRANQVIAAGELAEVSGVDADMLGNPAAAVGSEADEEQGREPAGAGSGTGSSGAERVTNIVFMGMGEPLANYKRVMGAVRRFVDPAPAGLGMGARRITISTVGLVPGIDKLAAEEIPVTFALSLHAPDDGLRDEMIPVNTRWKADEAIDAAYNYYRTTGRRVSIEYALIKDMNDHAWRAELLAKKLNARGRGWVHVNPIPLNPTPGSVWTASEPEVAREFVRRLQNAGVPTTIRDTRGKDIDGACGQLAAAE, from the coding sequence ATGACTGAGCAGAGACCCCGCAGACAGGTCCGTCCCGTCGTCGAGAATCCCGACGGGACGACCTCGCGCACGCCCACCCGCGACGGCCGACCGCTGCTGAACTTCCGGTCCCCGCGTGTGACCCAGCCGCCCCAGCACCTCGCGGACATGACCATGGACGAGCGGATCACGGCGGTCAAGGAGATGGGCCTGCCGGGCTTCCGCGCCAAGCAGCTCTCGACGCACTACTTCGTCCATCACACGACCGACCCCGAGGCGATGACCGATCTGCCGAAGGACCGGCGGGCCGAGCTCGTCGAACGGTTCTTCCCGCCGCTGCTCACCGAGGTCCACCGCCTGCGCACGGAGAACGGCGACACGATCAAGTTCCTGTGGCGGCTCTTCGACGGCGCGCTCGTCGAATCCGTCCTCATGCGCTACCGCAACCGGATCACGCTGTGCGTGTCCTCGCAGTGCGGCTGCGGCATGAATTGCCCGTTCTGTGCCACCGGCCAGCAGGGCCTCACCCGGAACATGTCGAGCGCCGAGATCGTCGAGCAAGTTATCCGGGCGAACCAGGTTATCGCCGCCGGCGAGCTCGCCGAGGTGTCCGGAGTCGACGCGGACATGCTCGGCAACCCGGCGGCCGCCGTCGGCTCCGAGGCCGACGAGGAGCAGGGCCGTGAACCCGCGGGTGCCGGTTCGGGGACCGGTTCGTCAGGTGCCGAGCGGGTGACGAACATCGTCTTCATGGGCATGGGCGAGCCGCTGGCCAACTACAAGCGCGTCATGGGAGCGGTGCGCCGCTTCGTCGACCCCGCTCCGGCAGGCCTCGGCATGGGCGCGCGGCGGATCACGATCTCCACGGTCGGCCTCGTCCCCGGCATCGACAAGCTCGCCGCGGAGGAGATCCCGGTGACCTTCGCGCTCAGCCTCCACGCGCCCGACGACGGCCTGCGCGACGAGATGATCCCGGTGAATACCCGGTGGAAGGCTGACGAGGCGATCGATGCGGCCTACAACTACTACCGCACCACCGGGCGCCGCGTGAGCATCGAGTACGCGCTCATCAAGGACATGAACGACCATGCGTGGCGGGCGGAGCTGCTCGCGAAGAAGCTCAATGCGCGCGGCCGGGGCTGGGTCCACGTCAACCCGATCCCGCTCAACCCGACCCCCGGCTCGGTGTGGACCGCATCGGAGCCGGAGGTGGCGCGGGAGTTCGTCCGGCGGCTGCAGAACGCCGGGGTGCCGACGACGATCCGCGACACGCGCGGCAAGGACATCGACGGGGCGTGCGGTCAGCTGGCCGCCGCGGAATGA
- a CDS encoding mycothiol transferase, translating into MDLNALLIDAYDRSVDGCRTILNEIDDDTLHARLTGSSNSIAWLVWHIAREQDLQIAHAAGREQVWTEQGWVERFDRGPADFGLGDSPEQVAAFRVDGPEVLLGYLTAVREAAVEYLGTVTEAELDEVIDDNFDPPVTRGVRLVSIIDDAAQHTGQAAFIRGALVD; encoded by the coding sequence ATGGATCTCAACGCCCTGCTCATAGACGCCTACGACCGCTCCGTGGATGGATGCCGAACGATCCTGAACGAGATCGATGACGACACCCTCCACGCGCGGCTCACCGGGAGCAGCAATTCGATCGCATGGCTCGTGTGGCACATCGCGCGGGAGCAGGACCTCCAGATCGCCCACGCGGCCGGCCGCGAGCAGGTGTGGACCGAGCAGGGCTGGGTGGAGAGGTTCGATCGGGGTCCGGCCGACTTCGGCCTCGGGGACTCCCCGGAGCAGGTGGCCGCCTTCCGCGTCGACGGGCCCGAGGTGCTCCTCGGGTACCTCACCGCAGTGCGCGAGGCCGCCGTCGAGTACCTCGGCACGGTGACCGAGGCCGAGCTCGACGAGGTCATCGACGACAACTTCGACCCGCCGGTGACCCGCGGGGTCAGGCTCGTCTCGATCATCGACGACGCGGCCCAGCACACGGGGCAGGCGGCATTCATCCGGGGTGCGCTCGTCGACTGA
- a CDS encoding FAD-binding oxidoreductase, translating into MTTLESLARAVPADIIISDPDVMDRYLHDDAEWAPYGTALAVIRPRETAEVVAAVSWCIENRVAVVPRGSGTGLSGGANALAGCLVVSLDAMDQVLAVDPVERTARVQPGVINDDLRKRVAENGLWYPPDPASAPWSSIGGNVATNAGGLCCVKYGVTSEYVLDLEVVTGTGKLVRIGKRTAKDVAGYDLRALLVGSEGTLGIITEITVRLLPLPPAATAIVGYFDSLVEAGQGVANVTVAGVIPSALELVDSYCLRAVDEWKNMGLSAEAEVILLAATDVPGAAGEEEARTIVHAFEEAGATFAAVSENAEEADAFFAARRLAYPALERLGPVLTEDICVARSKVPEVLAAIQEIGERHDTVLAQIAHAGDGNLHPLLVTPVGDEDARRRAQAAFEDIIAVALAAGGTVSGEHGIGLLKREGLAAELSTDVIDMHVAIKRALDPHGIMNPGKVFEMPAAG; encoded by the coding sequence GTGACCACCCTCGAATCGCTCGCCCGTGCCGTGCCCGCCGACATCATCATCAGCGACCCCGACGTCATGGACCGCTATCTCCACGACGACGCGGAGTGGGCGCCCTACGGCACCGCGCTCGCCGTCATCCGCCCGCGGGAGACCGCCGAGGTCGTCGCCGCCGTGAGCTGGTGCATCGAGAACCGCGTCGCCGTGGTGCCGCGCGGTTCGGGCACCGGGCTGTCCGGCGGGGCGAACGCGCTCGCCGGCTGCCTCGTCGTCTCGCTCGATGCGATGGACCAGGTGCTCGCGGTCGACCCCGTCGAGCGCACCGCCCGCGTCCAGCCTGGGGTCATCAACGACGACCTGCGGAAGCGCGTCGCCGAGAACGGTCTGTGGTACCCGCCCGACCCCGCCTCGGCCCCGTGGTCGTCGATCGGCGGCAACGTCGCCACCAACGCCGGCGGACTCTGCTGCGTCAAGTACGGGGTGACGAGCGAGTACGTGCTCGACCTCGAGGTCGTCACCGGGACCGGGAAGCTGGTGCGCATCGGCAAGCGCACCGCGAAGGACGTCGCCGGCTACGACCTCCGCGCGCTCCTCGTCGGCTCCGAGGGCACGCTCGGCATCATCACCGAGATCACCGTCCGGCTGCTCCCGCTGCCGCCCGCCGCCACGGCGATCGTCGGGTACTTCGACAGCCTCGTCGAAGCCGGCCAGGGGGTCGCGAACGTCACCGTGGCCGGCGTCATCCCGTCCGCTCTCGAACTCGTCGACTCGTACTGCCTGCGGGCGGTGGACGAGTGGAAGAACATGGGCCTGTCCGCCGAGGCCGAGGTCATCCTCCTCGCCGCCACCGACGTCCCCGGGGCCGCCGGGGAGGAGGAGGCCCGGACCATCGTGCACGCCTTCGAGGAGGCGGGCGCCACCTTCGCCGCGGTGAGCGAGAACGCCGAGGAGGCCGACGCCTTCTTCGCCGCCCGTCGCCTTGCCTACCCGGCCCTGGAGCGCCTCGGCCCGGTGCTCACCGAGGACATCTGCGTCGCCCGCTCGAAGGTCCCCGAGGTGCTCGCCGCGATCCAGGAGATCGGGGAGAGGCACGATACCGTGCTCGCGCAGATCGCCCACGCCGGCGACGGCAACCTCCACCCGCTGCTCGTCACCCCGGTGGGGGACGAGGACGCGCGCCGCCGGGCGCAGGCCGCGTTCGAGGACATCATCGCCGTCGCACTCGCCGCCGGCGGCACGGTGAGCGGGGAGCACGGCATCGGTCTGCTCAAGCGCGAGGGCCTGGCCGCCGAGCTGTCGACGGACGTCATCGACATGCACGTCGCGATCAAGCGGGCGCTCGACCCCCACGGGATCATGAATCCGGGCAAGGTCTTCGAGATGCCCGCAGCGGGATGA